The genomic region CTTTTGCGCTCTCATTTTTGGCAATCACCTCATAAAAGGCGTATTCATACTCCTTTAGCCCCATATCCTCTCTTTGTTTGTCGCTAGAGATTAACTCTTTGCTTAATGCAATAAGCTCTTCTATGGCTTGTGTAACACTAAGGAGGTTGTTTTGGTATTTTTGCATTGTCTTTTGAAGTCGCTCTATAAGGCTTTTAGCGGAGAGTGCGGAACAAAGACGCGCTTTTAGCTCATCGTTTAAAAGCTTTTGTAAAGTCTGCAAAGCAAGGTTTTTGTGCTTATGGGAGGCAATTTCATTTAAAAATTCCTCTGATAAAATAGAAAGATTTGGCTTTGCAATCCCTGTGCTATCTAAAATATTCACCACCCCATCACTCACAATCGCGTCATTGATGATTTGTTTTATCGTGCTTTGTGCTATAAGGGATTCGCTCTCCTTGTCTCTTTCGTATTTTTTCAAAGTCCTTTTAATGATGTCAAAAAATGCTACATCTTTTGCGATTTTCTCTGCTTCCACGCAAGGCAGAGCCATTGCATAGGATTTTAGAAGCCTTGTTGCATTATCTAAAAATCGCTTTTTGCCATTTTCTTGGGCTAAGATATATTCTAAAACTTGGGCGATAAACTGATATTGTTTATCCCGCGCTTGAAGTGTAAAGTATTGCAAATAGTCAATTTCTTGTAGCATTTGAGCGGTGATTTCATAGTTTTCTTGCATTTTTTCTATGATTTTTGTCTTATTTTACACAAACTCGCCCTTACCTCCGCTTTGAGTATAAAATTCTAGGGCATTTTTAAGCTCATTTGCAATTCCTAAATAATCCACAATCAGTCCTGCGGGTTTGTCTTTATACACAAGATTTACCCTCGCTATGGCTTGCATAAGATTATGTCCGCTTAAAAATTTGTCCATATAAAGCGTATGCAGCGGTGGCACATCAAAGCCTGTAAGCCACATATCGCAGACAATCACCAT from Helicobacter himalayensis harbors:
- a CDS encoding type I restriction enzyme subunit R domain-containing protein produces the protein MQKIFKVIITASSADGDKISKHHTSKAQRSEIAKRFKSIDSGLEMVIVCDMWLTGFDVPPLHTLYMDKFLSGHNLMQAIARVNLVYKDKPAGLIVDYLGIANELKNALEFYTQSGGKGEFV
- a CDS encoding DUF3387 domain-containing protein; amino-acid sequence: MIEKMQENYEITAQMLQEIDYLQYFTLQARDKQYQFIAQVLEYILAQENGKKRFLDNATRLLKSYAMALPCVEAEKIAKDVAFFDIIKRTLKKYERDKESESLIAQSTIKQIINDAIVSDGVVNILDSTGIAKPNLSILSEEFLNEIASHKHKNLALQTLQKLLNDELKARLCSALSAKSLIERLQKTMQKYQNNLLSVTQAIEELIALSKELISSDKQREDMGLKEYEYAFYEVIAKNESAKEVMSKNELKELAIAIFETLKRNVTLDWQHKESVRAKLKVAVKRVLNKYGYPPDMQKLATNRILAQAELVASNLV